CACCAGCATAAGGCTCCCATGATCTCTAACAGAATCATTTCTCTCCATAAAGTGTTATCGTGAGTTCTGAACTAAATCCATACTATGAAACAAGTATCTAGGCCTGTCAGTTTCCAAACAACTTGATGTTTAATGAGAAAAACTAGCCAATATAAGTGACAGATCCATAGTATGCAAAGGGTTTATGCCTTAACAGCAAACTTCCGGACTGGGTACAGCCGCTCTTTCCGCTGCTGTTTTTTGGTCTTCAAACTTTCTTCGTACTTATTTAATCTGCGGCGCATGGCACGAGTCTTCTTCGGCCGTAGGTCAAGAGGCTTGTACTTTTTGCCCTGTttgcagaaaaataataaatgaacttCAAAagcagttgtgtttttttttaagcagactTTACTGAGCAGTGTGGATGCAGTGGCAAGGGTAATCTGCAAAGGATCTGGGTGTGTACAAGTACATAAAGCTGTCCTGCCTGTTGGTACTGCTCGGAGAGCAGGAGCTAAAATTTCCCTATGCTGTTCATGTGTAGGACATATACTTTGTCCACTAGGAAATGGCTTTACGCTACTCAACACCTGTGAGGGTACCAACTCTCAGTCACTACCAGCCATTTTACCAGACAGGACTGCAGCCTAAAGTTGGGTGATTCCTGATTTTATTAATCCCAGGAGTCTGCCAGGACCTCTGGAAGTATTCACTTGGTCACCTGCTCCAGATAATCCTGGTGTACAGCAAAGAATGTGGCCCATGAGAAATAACACCCTGCCTGAGGGGAAAAAGCGTTCCAATGTTCTCACTGACTTGATCCCTCAAGACTGCCAATCTTTACGAATGTATTTTCCAACAAAGCACTTACACCTGTGCCTACTGGAAAGCACACAAAGCCAGATAACAGAGTTACATGCTGTCCAGTAGAAGAATCCTTTAGCAAGAACAGATTCACACTGCATCTACTCAATTCAGAGCAGTGCTGGGTGTTAGTCTTGCAATAAACAGTATTttgagaagggaccattataacaTGAGATTAATGTTACACTTTTCCCAAGATCTCATTTGAAGAATTATTCTTGCAGCTAGTTGGGTCTCTTGCCTCACAACTCTATCCACGTATCTGAAAATGGCCAGAAAGGAATGTAGGGTAGGGCCTAACGAAGTACAAAGTTCGGACTTACTTTGTAAAATTTCCTCAGGTTCTCTTTCTGGGTCTGGTTGATGACAGTCAGCACTCTGGCAATGGATTTGCGGACAACCCGGCTGCAGAGAGTAAAGAAACGTGTCTCAAAACACAGGCTTAAAACTAGCAAGTACTTTGCAAAATATGTAAGAGGAACTATAGAATCTGGATAATGGAGGCACTACTTGAGAATTATTTCTTACTATATTCAAGGCACAGTAATTATTTTACTCTTTTTTAACAATTAGAATCTTACTACCCTGGAGCTTCCCCTCTACCCAAACACTTAACTCCCCTTCTCCTGTCTAGTCCACATTTGTTTCCTCCTCTTCAATGCTACCTCCTCTCAGGACAAGGATGGTATTGCTACATCATATATCTCAAATGTGCCACATCACCGAGAAGCAGCCTGTTAGGTGAAGAAACTGCTACAGCAATATCAGTTGAAAGAAGTAATGCTCCCTTCGCCCTGCAACAGGCTAGCGTGTGCCCACACAGCATAGCCTATGCCTAGGGTTGGATGAGAGCTGAAGCACCTGTAGCCTAATGTAACCCTGGGCCAGGGGCCCTGGAGATTCCCCATCTTGAAGCACAGCACTGTGAGATCCGATAGGCGCAATGCAgttacagcactgcagcttcacagcccccactgccccccagagGCTCACGGCCAGGCCCCTAAGCGGGAGGCAGAGCTCGGACTTACATCTTGGACAGCTTGGAGGCGGCTCCGCCCGTCACCTTGGCCACCCGCAGCTGGGACAGCTCCACCTTTAGGTCATCCAGTTGCTTCAGCagctcctccttcttcttccctcGCAGGTCACGGGCCTTGATCTTAGCCTGCCAAGAAGAGCGAGAGCGCCCCGCTCAGACCCCGGCCGGACCGCCTCCCAGAGCTCCCCCCGGGCCCAGCCGGCTGCCCCCTCAAAGCCGGGCCCCGGGCCTGTCCCCGTCCCCTTTCCCCGGGCCCAGCCGGCTGCCCCCTCAAAGCCGGGCCCCGGGCCCGTCCCCGTCCCCTTTCCCTGGGCCCAGCCGGCTGCCCCCTCAAAGCCGGGCCCCGGGCCCGTCCCCGTCCCCTTTCCCCGGGCCCAGCCGGCTGCCCCCTCAAAGCCGGGCCCCGGGCCCGTCCCCGGCCCCTTTCCCTGGGCCC
This region of Eretmochelys imbricata isolate rEreImb1 chromosome 16, rEreImb1.hap1, whole genome shotgun sequence genomic DNA includes:
- the RPL35 gene encoding large ribosomal subunit protein uL29, with product MAKIKARDLRGKKKEELLKQLDDLKVELSQLRVAKVTGGAASKLSKIRVVRKSIARVLTVINQTQKENLRKFYKGKKYKPLDLRPKKTRAMRRRLNKYEESLKTKKQQRKERLYPVRKFAVKA